The DNA region ACGGACGGCAGCTTGTCGCCAAGAGAGCTGGATCAATTGACGGGTAATGTGGGGCTTGCTAATCGGCTGCAGCTCATTCCGATTATTGGCAGTTACGACAATCTGACGCGGATTATCACAATCAATAAAAACCTGACGCCGCTCCTACCGATTGACCTTTCTTCACTGGCTTTCCGAGCAGGCGGAGAGCTGACCATTCGGGAGATTGGCAACACGCTACGTGCGGAGTATCTGCGGCAGGGGGCGCAGTTTAATTCATTCGGACTAGCATTCTACTTACCTGATGTGCAAGGCTTCCGCGTAAGCGACCGTTTGCGCATTTGGGACAACCGCATTTTGCTTTCTGCGGCGTTTGAATCACTCAGCGACAATCTCTTGCGCCAACGCGATCGCGTGCTGCGCACAGGGGGCACACTGGACGCAACAACTACTCGCTCGCTCTTCCGATTTGGCGGTGCATATTTCCCAACAGATGACTGGCCTAACATTCGCTTGGAGTTTCAGTTGCAGAACAACAAGAACAACATCCCAGCGACTTTTCGCGACAGTGTTGGCGCTGGAGCGACCGCCCGCCTTGAGAACATTAGCGGACTGGCGCTTCAAAACGATAACTCAACTATCACGGTCGTAGCTGACCTTCAGAAAACCTTTGTCATCAAGGAGCAGCCTCTTTTGAACAGCGTAACGGCGGGGCTGACAGCGATTGTTTCCAATCGCAGAGATAACCGCGACCTCACGCTTCGGTCAGGCGTGCTATACTCGCCAGCAGATAGCGAGCAAGTCTCGCAAGACTTCTCAAGCCGCTCAATTACGCTGTCAGGCATTTTTGCCTTTAGCATTCCGCTGCGTCTGAATGTGAATGTCACTAACCAGCTCAGTGAATTTTTTGTCTCAGATATGGTGCAAGTAGGTGGCACAATGCGAAGGGGGGCAGCGCTCCGCTCACAAGCCTTTACTTCAATCGACATATCCGCTGGCTATGGTTTTGTCAATAACACCTTGCGCCCGACGGCACGCTTGAACCTCATCTTTGGCAATTTCCCACGCGCACAGATAGGGCTGAATGTGCTTTATGATGTAACGCAATCTATTCAAGTCTCGGGTGATGTAGCTGCCTTTTTCGTGCAGGCGGCTAATGTGAATGGCGTAGCAGTTCGTCAAACAACTGACCTGATTGCGGCACTACGCGTGCAAGCGGTGTTTGGCAATTAGGCAATCAATTTGCTGAGCGATTTCGTAGAAGCCATAAGGCAAGTTTGACCGAAGGAGGAAACAAACGATGAACTTTAATCCGAACAAATTTACGCTGCGTGCGCAAGAGGCGTTCCAAGATGCGGCGGAGAAAGCCAGTCAAAATCAGCATCAACAAATAGAGCCAGAGCATCTGCTTTGGGCATTGCTATCCAAGCGTGAAAACATTGTCTTCCAGCTTTGCGAAAAGATGGGCGTGCAGACCGAGATGCTGCTGTCCATTTTGGAGCGTGAAATTGACCGATTTCCAAAAGTAACAGGCGCATCGGTCTCAGGACAGTATTTGTCGCAAAACCTTGCCAAGATTCTCGATAGCGCTGCGAGCATTGCTGACTCAATGAAAGATGAATTTATCGGCTCGGAGCATCTCTTTTTGGCAATGGTTGACTCGCAGCACAAAGTGGGGCGCATTCTGAAAGATGCCGGTGCAAGCCGCGACAAAACGCTGCAAGCCTTAGCCACCATTCGTGGCGCGCAGCGCATCACCGACCCAAATGCCGAAGACCGTTACAATGCGCTAAAAAAGTATTCACGCGACCTCAACGACCTTGCACGCAAAGGCAAGTTAGACCCCGTGATTGGACGCGATGAGGAGATTCGCCGTGTACTGCAGATTCTCTCGCGCCGCACGAAAAACAACCCTGTGCTGATTGGTGAGCCAGGTGTCGGTAAAACGGCAATCGTCGAAGGCATTGCGCAGCGCATTGTAGCAGGCGATGTGCCTGAGAATCTCAAGACCAAGCGCATTCACGCGCTGGATGTCGCAGCGTTGGTAGCAGGCACGAAGTTTCGCGGCGACTTCGAAGAACGGCTCAAAGCAATTGTCAATGAAGTGCAGCAGTCAGACGGCGAAATTATCCTCTTCATTGATGAAATCCATTTGCTGGTAGGCGCGGGAGCAACGGAAGGTGGCTCAATGGATGCCGCAAATATTTTGAAACCAGCACTTGCGCGTGGTGAGCTTCGTGCAATTGGTGCGACCACGCTGGACGAGTATCGCAAGTATATTGAAAAAGATGCTGCGCTGGAGCGGCGCTTCCAAACTGTGTTCGTGCAAGAACCCAGCGTAGAAGACACGATTTCCATCTTACGCGGGCTAAAAGAAAAATACGAGATTCATCACGGCGTGCGCATCACCGATGCGGCGATTGTAGCTGCCGCTGAACTCTCAAACCGATACATCTCCGATAGATTCTTGCCTGACAAGGCAATTGACCTGATTGATGAAGCGTCTTCCAAGTTGCGTCTGGAAATTGACAGCGTGCCAGAAGAGCTGGATAGGATTAATCGAGAGATTCGTCGCCTTGAAATCGAGCGCGAGGCCTTGAAACGCGAGCTGGAAGCAAGTAAAACTTAGTGCAGCAGCAAAGCTGTGGATAGCAAACGCACACATTGCAAGGCTAACGATGAAAAACTGGGCTGCTGCGCTCTGCTGCACAGTGTTAGTTTGCGGTGCGCTTCACAAGGCGCAGGCGCAGTGGCTCGAAAAACCGCTGTGCGATTGTGTGCGACCGCTGAATGTGCCGCATACTCAGGCGCGTGCCTCAGCGCCAGCAAAGCGACCTATTGACATTCTGCACTACGCGCTCTCGCTCCGGCTCACAATGCGAGATGGAAGACTGCAAGGCGTCAATCGCATTCACATCTGTTCATGGGTCAATGAGCTGCCACGTATCTCGCTCTCTGCGGCAGCGCTCGTAATTGATTCCGTGCAATTACCGACTGGTGAGCGCCTTTCGTTCCAGCACCAAGGTGATTCGCTGCATGTCATCTTACCTGTGCCAGCGCAACAGGGCGACACGATGACCTTGATGGTGCATTATCACACTAATGCAGGTCGGCGCGGCTACTACTTCTACACGGCGCAAGAATCAGGCAGCGAACCGATTGCTTACACAATGTCGCAGCCTTATGATGCCCGATACTGGATGCCCTGCCTTGATGAACCAGATGACAAAGCAACAGCTGAAATCTCCATAACAGTACCAAGAGGATTTATTGCCGCATCAATTGGTCGCCTAACGCATGTTGAGCAGCAGGGTGAGGAGACGACTTACCACTGGGCAACACAGTGTCCAGTTGCAACTTACCTAATGTGCGTAACGGTCTCTCGCTACGTAGTGCTGAGAGAAACATATAGGCGGGCAAGGCAAGGTGAAACGCCAGATGGGCGAGCGGTGGCGTCGCTGCAGGATACTTTGCCAATTGAACACTATGTCTGGCGAGAAGATTCGCTCAACGCAGTTGGGTTTTTCCAAAATCTGAGGCGAATGATTGAAGTGTGCGAGACGACTTTCGGCATTCCATATCCTTTTGAGAAGTATGGGCAAGCCGCTGTCCGTCCGTTTAGATATGGTGGAATGGAGCATCAAACACTCTCGACGCTCAACCGGAATTTGCTCTGGAATGAAAACTTGATTGTGCACGAGCTAGCACACCAGTGGTGGGGTGATATGGTAACTTGTGAGTCGTGGCGCGACCTTTGGCTCAACGAAGGCTTCGCCACTTACACCGAAGCACTCTGGCAAGAGTATTTGAATGGCAAGGAAGGCTTGAGACGCTATATGCGCGCTCGAATCCGACCGCATCTATGGCAAACGTCTATCTACAATCCGTCACCACTCTTTGGCGATGTAGTCTATGGCAAGGCTGCATGGGTGCTCCAAATGCTGCGCGGCTTAATGGGCGATGAACGCTTCAGAGCATTGCTCAAGCAATACGGCGAGCGGCATAAATTTGGCAATGCCAACACAGCTGCGTTTCAGCAGATTGCTGAAGAGATCTATGGTGGCAAGCTGGACTGGTTTTTTCAGCAGTGGATATTTGGGACAGGCATTCCGAAGCTGGAATATGCTTGGCAGAAGCGGCAAGAAGCAAGTGGCTGGCGAGTAACTGTGCGCATTCGTCAAACGCAGGCAGAGCCAGTGTTCAAGCTGCCAATGGAATTACAGCTCTATGCTGCAGA from Chloroherpetonaceae bacterium includes:
- a CDS encoding M1 family aminopeptidase; this encodes MKNWAAALCCTVLVCGALHKAQAQWLEKPLCDCVRPLNVPHTQARASAPAKRPIDILHYALSLRLTMRDGRLQGVNRIHICSWVNELPRISLSAAALVIDSVQLPTGERLSFQHQGDSLHVILPVPAQQGDTMTLMVHYHTNAGRRGYYFYTAQESGSEPIAYTMSQPYDARYWMPCLDEPDDKATAEISITVPRGFIAASIGRLTHVEQQGEETTYHWATQCPVATYLMCVTVSRYVVLRETYRRARQGETPDGRAVASLQDTLPIEHYVWREDSLNAVGFFQNLRRMIEVCETTFGIPYPFEKYGQAAVRPFRYGGMEHQTLSTLNRNLLWNENLIVHELAHQWWGDMVTCESWRDLWLNEGFATYTEALWQEYLNGKEGLRRYMRARIRPHLWQTSIYNPSPLFGDVVYGKAAWVLQMLRGLMGDERFRALLKQYGERHKFGNANTAAFQQIAEEIYGGKLDWFFQQWIFGTGIPKLEYAWQKRQEASGWRVTVRIRQTQAEPVFKLPMELQLYAADGKAVFKRTMESRDTTFVLHAASEPQMLVLDEDEWILKDATNLTDLLEQSQTGRRFKLEQNYPNPFNPTTTIRYELPSFAFVQLRVYDMLGREVATLVNARQAAGRYEVVFDATGLPSGMYVYRLVAGNWQESKKMMLVK